Proteins encoded in a region of the Dreissena polymorpha isolate Duluth1 chromosome 6, UMN_Dpol_1.0, whole genome shotgun sequence genome:
- the LOC127835812 gene encoding fucolectin-5-like has translation MRIKICCGSSNESLSTLKQAEQSTTYRYSSTAHLAVDGNPSSIETSGNETICAHTNNQSDDWWMVDLGRMFQVTTVTIINRIDDCNCGGRLDGIVYEVGIATGSWEECGRFLGPGDGVVNITTTCDRTMHGRYVRIRKIKQDYLSLCEVYVYS, from the exons ATGCGGATCAAAATCTGCTGTG GATCCAGCAACGAAAGCCTGTCAACACTAAAACAAGCAGAGCAAAGTACGACATATCGTTATAGTTCTACCGCACACCTGGCCGTTGATGGAAATCCCAGCAGTATAGAAACCAGCGGTAATGAAACCATCTGCGCCCACACCAACAATCAATCCGATGATTGGTGGATGGTGGATTTGGGACGAATGTTCCAGGTGACGACTGTCACCATAATCAACCGAATTGATGATTGTAATTGCG GCGGGCGCTTGGATGGGATAGTTTACGAGGTTGGGATTGCAACAGGCTCCTGGGAAGAATGTGGACGATTCCTCGGTCCAGGTGATGGTGTTGTCAATATTACAACAACCTGCGACCGCACCATGCACGGGCGCTATGTGAGAATACGCAAGATCAAGCAAGATTATTTAAGCCTGTGTGAAGTGTATGTATACagttaa